GCGTTATGAGGATGCCGGGAAAGAGTAGATAAATGCTTTTTGTTAACGGTTCTCAACGTGATTAATTTTTTCACGATCGCCCGCCAGTCAGTGAAATAATATTCAGAATATTCTTCGGGGGATTTTTTCCCCCTTTGGCGATCCCCGCATACTTTTCTTTCTCCACCAGTATATTGTCCCCTCGTTGGGTTTTACCCCGCATATTGTGCTGCGCTAAATAGCCATCGTTAAAAATGAGAACTTGACCTGCAAAGGTAACGGTTTTAGTTTCAATGCAGACCAAACAGGAACTTAGTTCCATATATCGGAACACAATATGACTACCCTGGAAAATGCCGCTGCGGTATTAAAACTTTTTACCCGTTACGGCGTGATGCAAGGTCAGTCAGGATTGTCATTTAGTGATGTGGTCGAGTCTTTAGGGCTGCCAAAAAGCACCGTTTCACGGTTGCTGGCCACCATGGAGTCGCAGGGGCTGCTGGAGCGTGATCCGGATACGCGCTGTTTCCATATTGGCCGCGTATTGCTTTCGGTAGCCAGCAGCTATCTGTCAACGCCGCTGGTCGACAGTGCTTCACCACTGATGGCGCGGCTGGCGACAGAATCTAATGCCACCGGTTATATCTCGGTGCTGGATGGGCGCGAAATTATTGTGATGCGCATGTTCCACTGCCGGCAGTTTATTCAGGTGGTTACCCCGGCGGGCAGTCGTTCTCCGGCGGCGGAAACCTCGGTAGGCCGCGCGATTCTGGCGCGTCACAGCGACGATTATATTTGTGCGCTGTATCAGGATGCGTGGCAGGTCAGTTCGCCAAACTCACCGCAAACGCTGGATGAGTTACTGGCGGCGCTGGCGCAAGTGCGTCAGCAGGGATGGGCGCTGGCCCGTAACGAAACACTGCAGGGCATCAGTTCGCTGGCAACTGCGGTAAGCAATAAACATCGTGATGAAACGATTGGCGTCTGCCTCTCTTTTCCTTCGACTGAAGGTGAACAGCGTTATTCACCGCTGGTTTTAGCGGCGTTGATGACCACAGCGCATCAACTGGCCGAAAAATTTGGCGATCTGAAATGGCTGCAAAAATATCCAGGTCGCCAGTGATGACTTTGCGCCTCACCAGGGAAAGCAA
This is a stretch of genomic DNA from Winslowiella toletana. It encodes these proteins:
- a CDS encoding IclR family transcriptional regulator produces the protein MTTLENAAAVLKLFTRYGVMQGQSGLSFSDVVESLGLPKSTVSRLLATMESQGLLERDPDTRCFHIGRVLLSVASSYLSTPLVDSASPLMARLATESNATGYISVLDGREIIVMRMFHCRQFIQVVTPAGSRSPAAETSVGRAILARHSDDYICALYQDAWQVSSPNSPQTLDELLAALAQVRQQGWALARNETLQGISSLATAVSNKHRDETIGVCLSFPSTEGEQRYSPLVLAALMTTAHQLAEKFGDLKWLQKYPGRQ